From the Musa acuminata AAA Group cultivar baxijiao chromosome BXJ1-2, Cavendish_Baxijiao_AAA, whole genome shotgun sequence genome, one window contains:
- the LOC135613108 gene encoding laccase-4-like: MGSFPCPSSVLIEALVVSSIVLLALPADVVQAQQNGIVRHYKFDIQMADVTRLCYTKSIITVNGQYPGPTIFARDGDRVIVNVENHVRDNVTIHWHGVRQLRSGWADGPAYVTQCPIQSGQSYVYNFTIVGQRGTLFWHAHISWLRTTLHGAIIILPELGVPYPFIEPYKEVPVIFGEWWKADTEVVISQALENGGEPNISDAFTINGRPGPLYNCSVKDTFKLMVRPGKSYLLRLINAALNDELFFSIANHTVTVVEVDAGYVKPFEADTILISPGQTMNVLLDAKPNYPNAIFSMSARPYSTGSGTFDNTTVAAILKYRNPSNSSSAGFSKELALYIPALPAFNDTSFAANFTGKLRSLATAQYPANVPQTVDRRFFFTVGLGTDPCPTNQTCQGPNGTKFSSTVNNISFTEPTTALLQAHFFGQSEGVYTPDFPAFPLMPFDYTGTPPNNTNVSHGTKLLVLPFNTSVELVMQDTSILGTESHPLHLHGYNFFVVGEGFGNFDPASDPAEFNLVDPVERNTVGVPDGGWVAIRFLADNPGVWFMHCHIEIHLSWGLTMAWLVLDGALPNQKLPPPPSDLPKC; encoded by the exons ATGGGTTCCTTCCCATGTCCGTCGTCTGTTCTCATCGAGGCCTTGGTTGTCTCATCCATCGTGTTGCTTGCGCTTCCAGCTGATGTTGTACAAGCCCAGCAAAATGGCATAGTTAGACACTACAAGTTTGAC ATACAAATGGCAGATGTGACTCGCCTGTGCTATACAAAGAGCATCATCACCGTCAACGGGCAGTACCCGGGGCCTACGATCTTCGCCAGAGATGGCGACCGGGTCATCGTCAATGTGGAGAACCATGTGCGAGACAATGTCACCATTCATTG GCATGGAGTCCGGCAACTGCGCAGCGGCTGGGCGGACGGGCCGGCGTACGTGACCCAGTGCCCGATCCAGAGCGGACAAAGCTACGTTTACAACTTCACCATCGTGGGACAGAGAGGCACTCTGTTCTGGCACGCCCACATCTCATGGCTTAGAACGACCCTCCATGGCGCCATCATCATCCTCCCCGAGCTCGGTGTTCCCTATCCATTCATCGAACCCTATAAAGAAGTCCCTGTCATCTTTG GGGAGTGGTGGAAGGCTGATACAGAGGTTGTCATTAGTCAGGCACTTGAGAATGGTGGAGAGCCAAATATTTCGGATGCCTTCACCATCAACGGACGCCCTGGTCCTCTCTACAACTGTTCGGTTAAAG ATACATTCAAACTCATGGTGAGGCCAGGAAAGTCGTACCTCCTTCGCTTGATCAACGCTGCACTCAACGATGAGCTTTTCTTCAGCATCGCCAACCACACCGTCACCGTTGTCGAGGTCGATGCCGGCTACGTCAAGCCCTTCGAAGCCGACACCATCCTCATATCGCCGGGCCAGACGATGAACGTTCTGCTCGACGCCAAACCTAATTACCCCAATGCCATTTTCTCCATGAGTGCCAGGCCCTACTCTACTGGATCCGGCACCTTCGACAACACCACCGTCGCAGCCATCCTCAAGTACCGCAACCCCAGCAATTCGTCTTCTGCTGGTTTTAGCAAGGAGCTCGCCCTCTATATACCAGCCCTTCCGGCGTTTAACGACACATCCTTCGCCGCAAACTTCACCGGCAAGTTACGTAGTCTGGCGACGGCTCAATATCCGGCCAACGTACCGCAGACCGTCGACCGACGCTTCTTCTTCACCGTCGGGCTCGGCACGGACCCGTGCCCGACAAACCAGACGTGCCAGGGACCAAACGGCACCAAGTTCTCTTCCACCGTCAACAACATCTCCTTCACAGAACCAACGACGGCTCTCCTCCAGGCGCACTTCTTCGGGCAGTCGGAGGGCGTGTACACGCCGGACTTCCCCGCCTTCCCACTCATGCCGTTCGACTACACCGGAACTCCGCCGAACAACACGAACGTGAGCCATGGGACCAAGCTGTTGGTGCTTCCCTTCAACACCAGCGTCGAGTTGGTGATGCAGGACACTAGCATTCTGGGGACGGAGAGCCACCCGCTGCACCTCCATGGCTACAACTTCTTCGTGGTAGGGGAAGGGTTCGGCAACTTCGATCCGGCGAGCGACCCGGCCGAGTTCAACCTGGTGGATCCGGTGGAGAGGAACACCGTCGGGGTGCCGGACGGCGGCTGGGTGGCCATTAGATTCTTGGCGGACAACCCAG GCGTGTGGTTCATGCACTGTCACATCGAGATCCACTTGAGTTGGGGTTTGACGATGGCGTGGCTGGTCTTGGACGGAGCACTTCCCAACCAGAAGTTGCCACCTCCGCCTTCGGATCTCCCGAAATGCTAG
- the LOC135613113 gene encoding probable WRKY transcription factor 49, producing the protein MAQVKEPEIYWHDESEKELLGELSAVASPPFVSSKAADGGTAGSLRHVPNTLISSAYSGPTIEDIERALSTKVPDVRATSHRYRAPVPEKGIGKSDSKYAVMIKSCGGGVAEDGYKWRKYGQKTIKNNPNPRSYYRCTNPRCSAKRQVERSKEDPNMLTITYEGLHLHYPHFHVLRRRPQDHTATKLQVPKKPKLQGEEQLHKDYKSQSIQGELREEVVAVTSGESSPGSPDRGLEEEATLNPGAGKQNMRPSDAVQHPQGLLQDVVPLLIREPCSTGSAVSSYHHYHFFPTPCPSYYSASISPPTNPSDIDLGLHFRHSLNLKQSKDR; encoded by the exons ATGGCACAAGTAAAAGAACCAGAGATCTATTGGCATGATGAATCAGAGAAGGAGCTTCTCGGAGAGCTTTCGGCTGTTGCATCACCTCCCTTCGTCTCATCCAAGGCTGCAGATGGTGGAACAGCTGGTAGTCTGCGGCACGTACCAAACACGCTCATCTCGTCGGCTTATTCCGGTCCGACCATTGAAGACATCGAGAGAGCTCTATCTACCAAGGTTCCTGACGTCCGCGCTACTTCGCATCGTTATAG AGCTCCAGTACCAGAGAAAGGCATTGGCAAATCGGACTCCAAGTACGCGGTGATGATCAAGAGCTGTGGAGGTGGAGTAGCAGAGGATGGCTATAAGTGGAGGAAATATGGCCAGAAAACTATAAAGAACAACCCAAACCCAAG GAGTTACTATAGGTGCACCAACCCTCGGTGCAGTGCGAAAAGGCAAGTAGAGAGGTCGAAAGAAGATCCAAACATGCTCACCATAACCTACGAAGGCCTCCATCTTCACTATCCCCACTTTCACGTCCTCCGGCGTCGTCCCCAGGATCATACTGCTACGAAGCTTCAGGTGCCCAAGAAACCCAAGCTGCAGGGCGAGGAGCAGCTGCACAAAGATTACAAGAGCCAAAGTATTCAAGGCGAACTGAGGGAGGAGGTGGTGGCCGTGACCAGTGGCGAGAGCAGTCCAGGATCTCCCGATCGAGGACTCGAGGAAGAAGCTACACTGAACCCTGGCGCAGGGAAACAAAACATGCGTCCGAGTGATGCTGTGCAGCATCCGCAAGGACTGCTGCAAGATGTTGTGCCCTTGCTCATCAGGGAGCCATGCAGTACTGGTTCTGCTGTCTCATCATATCATCATTACCACTTCTTCCCAACGCCTTGTCCCTCCTACTATTCTGCATCAATTTCCCCACCTACCAATCCATCTGACATTGATTTAGGGCTCCATTTCCGCCACAGTCTGAATCTTAAACAATCAAAGGATCGGTGA
- the LOC135607701 gene encoding aspartic proteinase PCS1-like, producing the protein MASPVSGSILLFLCLLMFQNLNLLCFVMAARTMAPDSKAKPLLLPLRTQKMSTSSLPMSPNKLRFHHNVSLTVSLSVGSPPQNLSLVLDTGSELSWLLCGGSTTAFPSFRPRASSTYSPVPCSSPTCRDRTRDLPIPATCEDSTRLCHVALTYADASSSEGTLASDLLRVGESSPLRTVFGCMTSAYSSATGDLYAAGMLGMNRGALSFVSQTATRRFSYCISDRDAAGVLLLGHDTLSFLPLKYTPFVQIALPLPYFDRVAYSVQLEGIRVGRTLLPIPKSALVPDHTGAGQTMVDSGTQFTFLLGDAYSALKQEFQRQTKGVLPVLNEPDFVFQGAFDLCFRLPTGSGAPPKGLPAVVLMFSGAEEAVTEERLLYRVAGERRGRDEVWCFTFGNSDLVPMAAYVIGHHHQQNLWVEYDLEKGRVGFAPVRCDLASQRLGLVL; encoded by the coding sequence ATGGCATCCCCTGTTTCTGGTTCTATTCTCCTGTTTTTGTGCCTTCTCATGTTTCAAAACCTGAACTTGCTCTGTTTTGTGATGGCGGCACGGACTATGGCTCCTGATTCCAAGGCAAAGCCGCTTCTTCTTCCGCTGCGAACCCAGAAGATGTCGACTTCCAGCCTTCCGATGTCACCCAACAAGCTCCGGTTCCACCACAACGTCAGCCTTACCGTCTCCCTCTCCGTGGGGAGCCCGCCGCAGAACCTCTCCCTGGTGCTCGACACCGGCAGCGAGCTGTCGTGGCTCCTCTGCGGCGGCTCCACCACCGCATTTCCGTCCTTCCGTCCTCGCGCCTCCTCCACCTACTCCCCCGTTCCCTGCTCCTCCCCGACGTGTCGTGACAGGACGCGCGACCTTCCCATCCCGGCCACCTGCGAGGACTCCACCCGCCTCTGCCACGTCGCCCTCACCTACGCCGACGCTTCCTCCTCGGAGGGCACCCTCGCCTCCGACCTCCTCCGCGTCGGCGAGTCATCTCCCCTGCGCACCGTCTTTGGCTGCATGACCTCAGCCTACTCCTCCGCCACCGGTGACCTCTACGCCGCCGGCATGCTCGGCATGAACAGGGGCGCCCTCTCCTTCGTCTCCCAGACCGCCACCCGCCGCTTCTCCTACTGCATCTCCGACCGCGACGCCGCCGGCGTCCTCCTCCTCGGCCACGACACCCTGTCCTTCCTCCCCCTCAAATATACCCCCTTCGTCCAAATCGCTCTCCCCCTTCCTTACTTCGACCGGGTTGCATACTCCGTCCAACTGGAGGGCATCCGCGTGGGCCGCACGCTCCTCCCCATCCCCAAGTCGGCGCTCGTCCCGGACCACACCGGCGCGGGGCAGACCATGGTCGACTCGGGGACGCAGTTCACCTTCCTCCTCGGCGACGCCTACAGCGCGCTGAAGCAAGAGTTCCAAAGGCAGACAAAGGGGGTCCTGCCGGTGCTGAACGAACCGGACTTCGTCTTCCAGGGGGCGTTCGACCTGTGCTTCCGGTTACCAACCGGTTCCGGCGCGCCGCCGAAGGGGTTGCCGGCGGTGGTACTGATGTTCAGTGGAGCGGAGGAGGCGGTGACGGAGGAGCGGCTGCTGTACCGGGTAGCTGGGGAGCGGCGGGGGCGGGACGAGGTGTGGTGCTTCACCTTCGGGAACTCGGACTTGGTGCCCATGGCGGCGTACGTGATCGGGCACCACCACCAGCAGAACCTGTGGGTGGAGTACGACCTGGAGAAGGGCCGCGTCGGGTTCGCTCCCGTGCGCTGCGACCTGGCTAGCCAAAGACTCGGTCTGGTGCTGTGA
- the LOC135607707 gene encoding glycerol-3-phosphate acyltransferase 5-like — translation MEDRRSGRPASGSIVSELEGTLLKDVDPFPYFMLVAFETSGLVRFVVLLLLWPLLRLLDLFRLGQLGLRLMVFVAVAGVRESEIEAVARAVLPKFYVEDVDVAAWNAFSAFERRAVVTRCPTVMVERFAKDHLGAVEVVGCELEVSRSGYATGFLKKVEKSLAEQVMAVCGKEKADVGLCTSASAQSFSFLCKELHRMPVSADPVHNEEEQRRPPPVIFHDGRLVRRPTPFTALLTILWIPFGIVLAFVRIAVGLTIPIWVIPYIARPFGGALIVRGRPPPPVSGSTTGVLFVCTHRTLMDPVVLSTVLGRKVPAVTYSISWLSEILSPIRTVRLSRDRQVDAERIRSELAKGDLVVCPEGTTCREPFLLRFSALFAELTDRIVPVAMNYRVGFFHATTARGWKAMDPIFFFMNPRPIYEVTFLNQLPWEATCSAGKSPHDVANYVQRILAASLGFECTNYTRKDKYRMLAGNDGTVNFNLASPLVERAKEVLRFLRWTT, via the exons ATGGAGGATCGCCGCTCGGGCCGGCCGGCATCCGGCTCCATCGTGTCGGAGCTCGAGGGTACGCTTCTTAAAGACGTCGACCCCTTCCCTTACTTCATGCTCGTCGCGTTCGAGACGTCGGGCTTGGTCCGATTCGTGGTGCTGCTGCTCCTGTGGCCCCTGCTCCGCCTGCTCGACCTGTTCCGCCTCGGCCAGCTCGGGCTCAGGCTCATGGTCTTCGTGGCCGTCGCGGGAGTGCGGGAGTCGGAGATCGAGGCGGTGGCGAGGGCCGTGCTGCCCAAGTTCTACGTGGAGGACGTGGACGTGGCGGCGTGGAACGCCTTCAGCGCGTTCGAGCGGCGGGCGGTGGTGACGCGGTGCCCGACGGTGATGGTGGAGAGGTTCGCGAAGGACCACCTCGGTGCCGTCGAGGTAGTGGGATGTGAGCTCGAGGTCAGTCGATCCGGGTACGCCACCGGGTTCCTCAAGAAAGTAGAGAAGTCCTTGGCCGAGCAGGTGATGGCCGTCTGTGGGAAGGAGAAGGCTGATGTAGGTTTGTGCACATCGGCCTCGGCACAGTCATTCTCATTTCTGTGCAAG GAACTACATCGCATGCCAGTCTCCGCTGACCCGGTGCACAACGAGGAAGAACAAAGACGACCGCCGCCGGTGATCTTCCATGACGGCCGCCTCGTGCGCCGTCCCACGCCATTCACAGCACTCCTCACCATTTTGTGGATACCATTTGGTATAGTGCTCGCCTTCGTCCGCATCGCGGTGGGTCTGACCATCCCCATATGGGTCATCCCTTACATCGCACGCCCGTTCGGCGGAGCGCTCATCGTGAGAGGCCGGCCGCCGCCACCCGTCTCCGGCTCTACCACCGGCGTCCTCTTCGTGTGCACCCACCGCACCCTCATGGATCCGGTGGTCCTGTCGACGGTCCTCGGTCGCAAGGTCCCGGCCGTCACGTACTCCATATCCTGGCTGTCGGAGATCCTGTCACCGATCCGCACCGTCCGGTTGAGCAGGGACCGGCAGGTGGACGCGGAGCGCATCAGGAGCGAGCTTGCCAAAGGCGACCTGGTGGTGTGCCCCGAGGGCACCACATGCAGGGAGCCCTTTCTGCTGCGGTTCAGCGCCCTCTTCGCCGAGCTGACGGACCGGATCGTGCCGGTGGCCATGAACTATCGCGTCGGCTTCTTCCATGCGACCACGGCGAGGGGGTGGAAGGCGATGGAccccatcttcttcttcatgaacCCCCGGCCAATCTACGAGGTCACGTTCCTCAACCAGCTGCCGTGGGAGGCGACGTGCTCTGCCGGGAAGAGCCCGCATGACGTTGCCAACTACGTGCAGAGGATCCTGGCGGCCTCGCTTGGCTTCGAATGCACCAACTACACGAGGAAGGACAAGTACCGGATGCTCGCCGGCAACGACGGGACTGTCAACTTCAATTTGGCCTCGCCATTGGTGGAGCGAGCGAAGGAGGTGCTGCGGTTTCTGCGCTGGACTACGTGA
- the LOC103975379 gene encoding ribulose bisphosphate carboxylase/oxygenase activase, chloroplastic: MAAAVSTIGAVNRVPLSLHGSSSGASIPSSVFLGSSLKKANSVPSHGRVPTRTFKVLAADLDESKQTEKDRWAGLAYDVSDDQQDITRGKGLADSLFQAPTGDGTHEAVLSSYEYISQGLRQYNLDNTMDGFYIAPAFMDKLVVHISKNFMNLPNIKVPLILGIWGGKGQGKSFQCELVFAKMGINPIMMSAGELESGNAGEPAKLIRQRYREAAEIIKKGKMCCLFINDLDAGAGRLGGTTQYTVNNQMVNATLMNIADNPTNVQLPGMYNKQENPRVPIIVTGNDFSTLYAPLIRDGRMEKFYWAPTREDRIGVCAGIFRTDNVAKEDIVKLVDSFPGQSIDFFGAVRARVYDDEVRKWVAEIGVESVNKKLVNSLEGPPTFDQPKMSLEKLMEYGNMLVKEQENVKRVQLADKYLSEAALGDANEDAINTGQFYGKAAQQVGVPVPEGCTDPIATNFDPTARSDDGSCLYPV, encoded by the exons ATGGCCGCCGCCGTCTCCACCATCGGAGCTGTCAACCGAGTCCCG CTGAGCCTGCATGGCTCCAGCTCGGGAGCTTCGATCCCTAGCTCAGTGTTCTTGGGGAGCAGCTTGAAGAAGGCGAACTCGGTTCCCAGCCACGGGAGGGTCCCCACTCGCACCTTCAAGGTCTTGGCTGCAGACCTCGATGAGTCGAAGCAGACCGAGAAAGACCGGTGGGCGGGGCTCGCTTACGATGTATCGGATGATCAGCAGGACATCACCAGAGGGAAGGGGCTGGCCGATTCCCTCTTCCAAGCACCCACGGGCGATGGGACTCATGAGGCCGTCTTGAGCTCCTACGAATACATCAGCCAGGGCCTCCGTCA GTACAACCTCGACAACACCATGGATGGATTCTACATCGCTCCCGCTTTCATGGACAAACTTGTTGTTCACATCTCCAAGAACTTCATGAACTTGCCCAACATCAAG GTTCCATTGATTTTGGGTATCTGGGGAGGCAAAGGGCAGGGGAAATCCTTCCAGTGTGAGCTCGTGTTCGCCAAGATGGGAATCAA CCCTATAATGATGAGTGCCGGAGAACTGGAAAGTGGGAATGCAGGAGAGCCTGCAAAATTGATCAGGCAAAGGTACCGGGAGGCAGCCGAAATCATCAAGAAGGGGAAGATGTGCTGCCTCTTCATCAACGATCTCGACGCCGGAGCTGGGCGGCTCGGCGGCACCACCCAGTACACCGTCAACAACCAGATGGTGAACGCCACCCTCATGAACATCGCCGATAACCCAACCAACGTGCAGCTCCCGGGAATGTACAACAAGCAGGAGAACCCCCGCGTTCCCATCATCGTCACCGGAAACGACTTCTCCACCCTCTATGCTCCGCTCATTCGTGATGGTCGTATGGAGAAGTTCTACTGGGCGCCAACCAGAGAGGACCGCATCGGCGTCTGCGCCGGAATATTTAGGACCGACAATGTCGCCAAGGAGGACATTGTCAAGCTCGTCGATTCGTTCCCCGGCCAGTCCATCG ACTTCTTTGGCGCCGTCCGAGCCAGGGTGTATGATGATGAGGTGAGGAAATGGGTTGCAGAGATCGGGGTTGAAAGCGTGAACAAGAAGTTAGTCAACTCACTGGAAGGGCCGCCGACGTTCGACCAGCCCAAGATGAGCCTCGAGAAGCTAATGGAGTACGGTAACATGCTGGTGAAGGAGCAAGAGAACGTGAAGAGGGTGCAGCTGGCCGACAAGTACCTGAGCGAGGCCGCGCTGGGAGACGCCAATGAGGACGCCATTAACACGGGACAGTTCTACG GGAAAGCAGCTCAACAGGTGGGCGTCCCAGTTCCAGAAGGGTGCACTGATCCGATTGCCACAAACTTTGATCCGACGGCCAGGAGCGACGATGGGAGCTGCTTGTACCCCGTCTGA
- the LOC103975378 gene encoding AT-hook motif nuclear-localized protein 23-like, whose amino-acid sequence MGAVDPRVTSAISAFLLHLRNPISTIDHRNHHFNRRDRKPNTKTTMTTNSNGSNNHPNEDEGNADDQSTGGLEVVDGGPGSRAGGAAGRRPRGRPPGSKNKPRPPVIITRENPNALHAHVLEVASGTNIMDAVATFARRRQRGVCILSGSGVVTGVTLRQPGAPAGVITLPGCFEILFLSGSFLPTPSPPGATGLAVYLAGGEGQVVGGNVVGKLVASGPVMMIAATFLNTTYERLLHEDEEPAAVVARLVTEGLPQRPRSNEGGGRWSSQLAHGRLDPASMSLLNLPPNLLPDGQIPHEVLGAWASAAAPRPPPSY is encoded by the coding sequence ATGGGAGCGGTCGATCCCAGGGTCACCTCAGCAATCTCCGCCTTTCTCCTTCATCTCCGAAACCCCATCAGCACCATCGACCACCGCAACCACCACTTTAATCGAAGAGACCGAAAGCCGAACACCAAAACCACCATGACCACCAACAGCAACGGCAGCAACAACCACCCCAACGAAGACGAAGGAAATGCCGACGACCAGTCTACCGGTGGCCTCGAGGTGGTCGACGGTGGCCCTGGCAGCCGAGCTGGCGGCGCCGCGGGCCGCCGCCCTCGAGGCCGACCGCCAGGTTCCAAGAACAAGCCGAGGCCGCCCGTCATCATCACGCGGGAGAACCCCAACGCGCTCCACGCCCATGTCCTCGAAGTCGCCAGCGGAACCAACATCATGGACGCCGTTGCCACCTTCGCCCGCCGGAGGCAGCGAGGGGTCTGTATTTTGAGCGGAAGCGGGGTCGTCACCGGTGTCACGCTTCGCCAGCCTGGAGCGCCGGCCGGGGTAATCACGCTTCCAGGCTGCTTCGAGATCCTTTTTCTTTCCGGGTCTTTCCTGCCGACGCCATCGCCGCCCGGCGCCACCGGGCTTGCAGTCTACCTAGCTGGCGGCGAGGGGCAGGTGGTGGGAGGGAATGTTGTGGGAAAATTGGTCGCCTCGGGCCCGGTGATGATGATCGCAGCCACATTCTTGAACACCACATACGAACGGTTACTGCATGAGGATGAAGAGCCAGCGGCTGTGGTGGCTCGATTGGTCACAGAAGGATTGCCGCAGAGACCGAGAAGCAATGAAGGCGGCGGCAGATGGTCATCGCAGCTGGCGCATGGGCGATTGGATCCGGCGTCGATGTCGCTGTTGAATCTGCCACCAAATCTATTACCTGATGGTCAGATTCCCCACGAGGTTTTGGGCGCTTGGGCTTCCGCTGCAGCTCCTCGGCCGCCTCCATCCTACTGA